TGCTATAGAAAAAGAACAATTATCCTTACGCACAGATGGTCATATGGATATTAATAAAGTAAGGCAAGGCGCAATAGTAATTGCACCTGTTAAAGTCGATGGTGCTGGAGTTTACTTTGGCGATATGCACGCTATGCAAGGTGATGGTGAAATTGCAGGACACACGACAGATGTATCCGGTATTATTGTAACTCAAGTTGAGATTTTAAAAAATGTCGAACTTGAAGGACCAATTATTTTACCTAATATTGAAGATTTACCTTATTTAGCAAAACCATTTTCATGCCAGGAGAAAGATATTGCAAAAAAACTAGCTTCTATATGGGGTATGGTTGAACTTGAAGAATCTTTGCCTATTTCTTTTGTTGGAAGTGGTGCCAACATAAATGAAGCAACAGATAATGCTTTGCAAAGAGCGTCTAAAGTTTTAGGAATATCAATACCTGAAGTAAAAAATAGAGCCACAATTACAGGTGCTATTGAAATAGGTAGATTACCAGGTACTGTGTCAGCTACTTTTTTAGCACCAATAAGTTTGTTAAAAAACGCTGGTTTATATGATATTGTTTCCAAAAAATACGAAAGTTAGGAGGTTAAAATGAATTTATCCTATTTTTCTCCTAATGACAGTGTTTTTACTGTCAGAAATGTTCAGGTAAAGTTTGGTGAAGGTGTTGCAAGTGAAGTAGGCTATGAAGTAAAAAGAATGGGTGCAAAAAAGGTTCTTATAGTTACAGATGAAAATATTAGCAAAAATACAGATATACTAAATACTATAAAAGATAGCCTGGAAAAAGCTGGTATTGGTTTTGATGTGTTTGACTCTTCTCCGGTTGAACCAATAGACACTGCTTTTATGAAAGGCCTCGAATCTATAAAAGGCAATACGTATGATGCATTTATCGGCGTTGGTGGTGGCTCATCCATAGATACAGCAAAAATGCTTAACCTCTACACCACATACCCAACGCAAGACTTCAAAGATTATGTAGCACCACCAACAGGTCTTGGCAAAACCATACCAGGACCACTTAAGCCTTTAATTGCAATTCCAACAACAGCAGGCACAGGTAGCGAAAATACGCCTGTTGCTATTGTTGATTTAGAAAAGGAAAAACTTAAAGTAGGTATATCCCATCAGTATTTACTGCCAAGTTTAGCTTTGCTTGACCCGGTTTTAACTGTAACACTTTCTAGCTACTATACTGCATCTACCGGTATGGATGCGTTGCTGCATTCAATAGAAGCTTATACTGCTCTTCCATATTATGCAAGAATAAGACCGGATTCTCCAGATAAAAGACCAGTCTATATTGGTGCAAACCCTGTTTCGGATCTATTTGTAGAAAAAAGCATTGAGCTTATTGGCAAATATCTAAGAAGAGCCTGTCATAACCCATACGATTTAGAAGCAAGAAGCAATATGCTTTTAGCTGCTCACTTAGGTGGCGCATTTGGAAACGCAGGTGTTCATATACCGCATTCTCTTGCGTATCCTTTAGCTGGAAGAAACCATCAGTTACCGCATGGTATATCGGTATGCGTTACAG
This genomic window from Desulfurella sp. contains:
- a CDS encoding hydroxyacid-oxoacid transhydrogenase — protein: MNLSYFSPNDSVFTVRNVQVKFGEGVASEVGYEVKRMGAKKVLIVTDENISKNTDILNTIKDSLEKAGIGFDVFDSSPVEPIDTAFMKGLESIKGNTYDAFIGVGGGSSIDTAKMLNLYTTYPTQDFKDYVAPPTGLGKTIPGPLKPLIAIPTTAGTGSENTPVAIVDLEKEKLKVGISHQYLLPSLALLDPVLTVTLSSYYTASTGMDALLHSIEAYTALPYYARIRPDSPDKRPVYIGANPVSDLFVEKSIELIGKYLRRACHNPYDLEARSNMLLAAHLGGAFGNAGVHIPHSLAYPLAGRNHQLPHGISVCVTAPAALEFIIPTSASKLKKVAQLMGKNTDGLSDIEGAYLAKEAVVELMKDIDFPSGIEAVGFSEKDIEELSQAAMQVQRLLVCSPRPVKIENIREIYKKSLKNW